The following is a genomic window from Mya arenaria isolate MELC-2E11 chromosome 4, ASM2691426v1.
CGTCGCATCTTCTCAAGCGATGCAGACTAATAAACCGTAACTTCGATCCGCCTTGGTATCTACGAAACGCGCACATCCAAACGATACTTTCATTTATTCTCACACATACCTCAACTGAATTTGAAAGGGAATATCTACAAATGCGTGATCGAGGAGTCGTAGCGCTTGACTGGGCTCTTCATGTTTCTGTTCATAAGAAAAAGTGTTGTTCTGTGTTAAAAATACTTCCGGGATTAACCGCTACCTCGGTCAACGTTTCAAACCTGTGTAGTTTAGCTGCTCACAAAGGTTATAGGCCTGTTGTGTTTAACCAACGAGGATTCGGAAATTCAGTGTTAACTTCTCCGAAGATATTGAGCAACGGGGATCCGCACGATTTACGCcaagttgtaaaatatatacatagtCGATACCCAAAAGCGTTAGTTACAATGGTTGGATTAGGAACGGGTTGTTCGCTTTTACTGTCATATCTTGGAGAATTCGGTTCATCGGCAAACATTTTTGCTGCAGTGTGTATATCGGCGTGCTTTGACAACTCCGGGAAGTTTTCGAAAGGCGTTCAAGGAATATAtgacatattatatttgttgtCATTGAAAATTACGTTATGTGAACATTCAAATTCACTTTCAAAGTATATCGATTTTAATGAGTTGCTCAAATGCTGGTCATTTCGACATTTTGATGAGCTTATGTATTCAAAGTTATATAACTTTTCAAATGTAGATGACTTTTGGGACCGCAATAATCCCTTGAGAGATGTGGATGAGATAGCAGttcctttattatttatcaatagcTTAGATGATCcgttttattccaaaataagcATTCCATACGATCTCTGCAAGTATTATCCACATTTTCTGATTGTGTGTACTAGTAAAGGTGGACATTGTGGATTTATTGACGACCCTTGTGATGTAAGTTGGGCGGATAAACTAGCACTGGATTACTTAGACACTGTATTAGAGTTTACAAATAAGGGTCATACTATTAATTATGGAAAATGTGGCGTCAGATCTACTATTTAAGTAATTTCTTGAAGTAATAAAATGCT
Proteins encoded in this region:
- the LOC128229784 gene encoding protein ABHD15-like encodes the protein MFFAVYSTVTSLPFCVAVFGTLVISAFIYVKSFMTLPSTIPKLYFKESALASHLLKRCRLINRNFDPPWYLRNAHIQTILSFILTHTSTEFEREYLQMRDRGVVALDWALHVSVHKKKCCSVLKILPGLTATSVNVSNLCSLAAHKGYRPVVFNQRGFGNSVLTSPKILSNGDPHDLRQVVKYIHSRYPKALVTMVGLGTGCSLLLSYLGEFGSSANIFAAVCISACFDNSGKFSKGVQGIYDILYLLSLKITLCEHSNSLSKYIDFNELLKCWSFRHFDELMYSKLYNFSNVDDFWDRNNPLRDVDEIAVPLLFINSLDDPFYSKISIPYDLCKYYPHFLIVCTSKGGHCGFIDDPCDVSWADKLALDYLDTVLEFTNKGHTINYGKCGVRSTI